In the genome of Cyclopterus lumpus isolate fCycLum1 chromosome 19, fCycLum1.pri, whole genome shotgun sequence, the window AGTGTATTTACGCTTGAATGTTGCAAcagattttattgtttttgttatacaATATGAGCATTATGAACTATtcagcaaatacattttattttgtaatgagcAATGATCAAATTGCATGGGTGCCCTGGGGAATCACTGTAAAATCTGGACTCCTTTTTTATCAGTGTTTCAATGGTGCGGTGGAAGTGCACACTTGGATTTACTTTGTTGCTAAATGCAGTTTAATTTACGGattgtaatatgttttttttttttttaagcaaataaATTCATCAAAAATGCTTTGTTGACTAATTACGTCTATAACTTACCCGAAAAATGCTTGTTGTCTTTATCATTCTCGGCATTAAGTCAGACACATTCCCAGTGGGTGTTGGCCTTTGCCAGTGCTGCCCTTTATCACTGGTCCTGTTCGAGATTTTCACAGGCAGGATATTTAGGCGCAGCCGTGGGGGTGGAGAACGTCAGGTTCGGgggtctcgggatcgcctctgtGCTGTTTGCAGGCGATGTGGTCCTGCTGGTCTCCttggaccgtgacctccagcattcactggcgTTTTGCGGCCAAGTGTGAAGAGGTGGGAATGAGAGTCAGTACCTCCAAATCTGAGACCATGGTGCTCTACTGGAAATGGatggattgctccctccagctGGGTCCCagtgcctaccccaagcgaaggacttcaagtatctcggggtcttgttcaggctgcagcagtaaaacaggcgctgcaccggaccgtcttggtgacgagggagctgagccagaaGGCAAGGCTGtcaatttactggtcggtcACCTATCCTAAAGAACGAggtctcggatacaagcggcctaAATGAGTTTCCTCCCTACAGTGGCTGGGCTCAGCATTAGAgagagggtaaggagctcggacatcaggagggaacttggagttgagccgctactcctttgtgtcgaaaggagtcagctgaggtggttcgggcatctaattcGGATGTCTCCTgcacgcctcccattagaggttttccaggcacgtccaactgggaggagaccctggggaagacccaggacacgctggagggattatatctccctgctggcctgggaacgcctcgtCATCCCCCAGAAAGAGCTAGCgaatgttgcgggtgagagggaagcctggctcagcctgctgggtctgctgccactgcgacccgaccccggactAAGCGGCTGAAAATGGATGGACTTTAGCCATGCTAGCATCATGGCTCTCAGATGACAATGTGGGTTGGGCCACCACGTCCTCTAGCGCCACCTGCAGGCCATTTTGATATTTGTATCGTCATTGACCAGAGTGTTGAACAATCAGTTCTGTATGACAGCTTAACATCAGCATGTTCTTCCTGTCAGTGAGCATTTTATCGTGCCAGCATGGAGAACATGGGAAATATCACATTAGCAAACTGACATTAGCTTTTAGCTCAACGCATCACTATGCCATTTCATATGGCAGTCTATTGCGTTAACAAAACACTTTAATATCGCCACCTTCTTTTGGCgtcaaaatgaaaatgcaacCTGTCAGTTCTCATATCAAGACGAGTCTACAGTGAGGACGTCACTTCTTTTTAGTGACAAAGAACAGTTCTGTTCTTCTTGATTAAGTTCCCTTCTCCCTCAGATAatgtccatatgtccatatTACAGTAGAGCCGTTGCCATGCGGCGGCAGAAGAGCTAATGCTAGTTAGCTCTGGGAAAGGTTAGTAGCTTTGCAACCAACCTTAGCTAACGCTTTTCTGCTGCCTACTCACTATAATGCTAGTGACCACAGCGATGGCAGAATGATTAGTAAACACGAGCATTTCCACCCCTCACCAACCCAACGCTCCTTCAAAATATAACGTGAGGCCACTCGCCCAGGAAGACCCGTTTCAGGGCTGTTAGCCTCTCCGGGTCGGGCGACTGCCGGGTGGCGTGTTCGTGTGTATCAGGCGGGAAGAAATTCTCACATCAggtaaatatttaattaaatattagacGGCTTTCCCATTTTCACTTTAATGTGGTCATATAACACTGATACGAGTatgtgaaaatgtaaattagatgatattatataatataacatacatacatacttcgAAAACTATAATGATATTGTGGaattatataacatttttaagTTTACATTATCAGTGTAATAAAGTCCCCTATGGCTTTTTTATCAGGATAGGTAATCTGAAGTAAAATCAATTTGGACTGAACTATATTATTTCTTGTCCTGTCTTATATTGCCTCGATCTTGATTAGCTGGTCGGCTATGAATGTCAAACAAAGAGGTCAGGTCAGGATTGACACGACACCTCATGGTAAACCGGCTTTGGCTTTCCATTGGTGGAAAACCAGCTGAGCAGACACCGCATCTTCAACTCCCAATCCtgttgtaaataaacaaaacaagacttGATGTACTGAATTGTAGAAAAGTACTTTCCATATAATATGAACTGGGCAAATGTCAAGTACTTACCAAGAGATTTGAACACGgttgtcttctctctgtgtgcaggtTTTGTCCCATTAATAACATCTCCAAGCTCAGCAAACACTTCAGCCTAAAACAAGAGATCTACAATCATATTGTTTTACTCTCCACACATTCTGCAAAGGGagccaacaacaaacactttaGCTATCTTATTGGGGCAGTTAGAAAGCACAATGACAGACTGACCCCAGAGAGGATGACGTCACCGGACTCTGTCATTGCTCCGTCCCTGCTGTCACTGTACACCACCGCCTCCTTCATCAACACTTCGTCCAGCTCTCGCCAGTTTGGCCTGCAAGCTCCCACCGCTGCTCGGCAACGGGAGACAAACGCGGTGGGAAATGCTGATCTATAAATCTCCCTTATTtcctctttcattttgtttccgGGTTATCATTTGTTCTCACCGGCCACATGGGCTCCTGGTTTGACCCACCGACCAAAGAGCACCGGCTCTGTACTGCTGGTTACCGTCACTATGGCATCTGCTCCCCTCACCGCCTCCTCCGCTGAGACGCATGCCGTCACCGGACCACTGGCGGAGCGGCAAAACCTCTCCACTCCCTGTCTTGTACGGCTCCAGACACGCACCTGTTGTGATGATGCAGGGTACGGTGTCTATCAAACAATTATAGATCTAATTTCAACAGTATTCAATTAGTTGtcaatattgttattaataaacttaaataaaatatgtttaataggATAGCTAGAGTGCACTTATATATTGCCATTCAGTATTGGTATTGGTACCAGACTTATATAACGGGGTCGTGATCAGAGGCTCCAGAAAGTCACTGCAActggccaagaaatagtccggcAAATAAAACCGTAAAAAACCCAAcctgttgtttttaaacagattAATCAAATAAGATATATCATCTTGAGACTTGCTATTCATATCTATTCACAAGATATTGTAATTACCTCTTTAAATTGAAACATTTCTGTGAAGACATTGTAATGAGCTATGGCCTGTTTGCCAGTCCCCAAGATGGCCAAGACATCTGCTCCAGGGCACATCAGCAGCTGTGgggcaaaaaaaataacacagcaggacaacaacaaaattaGAGCATcgcaagatttaaaaaacaggcAGTAGTAGTTGGGAAAATTGGAAGTACCTTAGCGGAGATGGCTGAGACCACAGCAGTCCTCATTTTTGTGATATCCTCTCCATCAATGACCTGCAGGTTGGAAACATGTTAAACTGACCCGTGGGACCTAAAAGttgacagtgttttttttttaatactatgTAACTAGAGCCAGCATATTGTAGCTTCTTCAGAGTCATTTATGTATGCATTAGTTTGTACTCACAGCCTTTACATTCCCAAACTCTGGGTCCAACAGCATCACTGTGGCTGTTGCTGCTGGCAGAGTTGAGCCGGCCTCCCTGTTGTAGAAACACACGAGCTTTGTGGACAGGACCCCGTCGTTCTCCATGTATGTGGGCATTAATCCTAGAAAGCTGTAACAGTGAAGGAGTGTCATCCAACAATAGCAACAGTGTGTCATTGTTTTATGGCTGCAGTTGAAGTGCAGGGCAGACTTTATACCCGTGATGTTTCTGCAGGGGAAGTATGCTGCGCACAGGCTGGATCACCTCGGCGCTGTCTCGTCTGGAGAATTTGCCCAAAGCCTCCTCCAGACGGGGGACCAGATCTCTGCAATGCAACAGACGCTGCACTTCTTGCTTCCATATGACAACAGGAGGTGCAGCCATGACTTCTGCGTCCCGGAGAAAAGTGTGAACTTTACCCGCAAAAGGAGGCGTACGCGGGAGGCTTGTGTCAACGCTGCGTCACCGCACATGCGCAGTAGATCGCTACTTGTAGTATATGACGCGTGGACAGGTGAGAGCGGACAGCCCGACATAGTACCGACCTATTTAAGACCTCAAAACATGCAGGAAAGTAGCTGTCGAGCATAGTAACaatttaattcataaataagAGATCAAACgtgttttgtttatattgaCTGGTA includes:
- the crym gene encoding ketimine reductase mu-crystallin, which produces MAAPPVVIWKQEVQRLLHCRDLVPRLEEALGKFSRRDSAEVIQPVRSILPLQKHHGFLGLMPTYMENDGVLSTKLVCFYNREAGSTLPAATATVMLLDPEFGNVKAVIDGEDITKMRTAVVSAISAKLLMCPGADVLAILGTGKQAIAHYNVFTEMFQFKEVRVWSRTRQGVERFCRSASGPVTACVSAEEAVRGADAIVTVTSSTEPVLFGRWVKPGAHVAAVGACRPNWRELDEVLMKEAVVYSDSRDGAMTESGDVILSGAEVFAELGDVINGTKPAHREKTTVFKSLGLGVEDAVSAQLVFHQWKAKAGLP